One Coprobacter fastidiosus genomic window, AAGCACAAGTACTGTCATTAGGCGGGGCGGGAACAAAAATTTTATCAGGATTCTGTTTCTGCATTTCATGCAAAATACCCGATTCCGTAGCTACGATAAATCGTCTTGCTTCAGACTGAGTTGCAAATTTCAATAATGCAGCCGTAGACCCTATTTTATCAGCCAACGTCAATATGACGTTTTTACATTCAGGATGCGCCAATAATAAGGCATCAGGATACTCTTTTTTCAACTCCACTATTTTTTCAACAGAAAATTGTTCGTGTACATGACATGCACCATTCCACAGCTTCATATTACGCCCTGTGACGCTATTTATATAATTCCCGAGGTTTCTATCAGGTCCGAATATAATCTTTTCTTCAACAGGAAAACTTTCTACTATTTGACGGGCATTCGTAGAAGTGACCACTACATCGGTAAGAGCTTTGACCGCAGCCGATGTATTAACATAAGAAATGACCGTATGTCCGGGATTTTCTTTGATGAATTCGGCAAAGTCGGTAGCATTGCAACTATCGGCTAAAGAGCATCCGGCATTCAGATCGGGAACTAAAACTTTTTTATCAGGACAAAGAATTTTAGCTGTTTCACCCATAAAGTGAACTCCGCATAATACGAGAATGTCGGCTTTTGTCCGAGATGCCCATTGAGCTAAAGCCAGACTGTCCCCTACAAAATCGGCTATATCTTGTAAATCTCCCGATTGGTAGTAATGGGCAAGTATCACGGCATTCTTATCTTTCCGCAATCTATCGATCTCTTTTCTCAAGTCTATACCTCCCGGAACAGGGAAATCGACATATCCCTTACCGATGTTCACAATACTCATAATTATATTTCTTCTTTTATTTATTTAAAACTTAAAATAGATGATGATAATAGCTTGTTGATAGTATTGATATCTTTTTTATAAGAACTATTGTATATTAAGTTATTAAGGTTTTATGTCTTTTTATAAAGAGTATATCAACATCTGTTTTTTCTTATTATAAGAGTTTTACCATCATAATTAACTATACGTTAATAAGTGGCAAAGTTAAAAACTTTCTTTTATTTACTGTATGGATAAACCCTTATTTTACAGTTGATATATTCATTTAAAACTTTTGTGTTTTTGATTTGTAATTTAGATTTCTCGTTTCATATAATAGAATATTTTAATTGTCCTATGTTTGATGAGAAAAAGTTATTCTTTATTTATCCGATGTTTTTCACAAGTTATCAGCATACTTTTAATAGGGTTTGCACAAAGAGAAAATTATATCTTTGCAATATATTAAGATGCGTAATATTTAGAGATAATGAAAAAGAAAACCATTTTAGAACTTGATAGGGTTTCACAAGAAGAATTTAAAAAGAAAAATAAGATACCTCTTATCGTGATTCTGGATAATGTAAGGAGTTTGAATAATGTAGGGTCGGTTTTTCGCACAAGCGATGCTTTTTTAGTGAAAGCTGTTTATTTATGCGGCATTACTGCTCCTCCTCCTCATCCTGAAATACATAAAACGGCTTTAGGAGCAGAAGATAGTGTCGAGTGGCATTATTTCGAGGATACTAACGCTGCTGTTGATAAATTACATGAAGAAGGGTATATCGTGTATGCTATAGAACAAGTTGAAAACAGTATCATATTATCTGATTTACAGTTGAATAAAGATTGTAAATACGCTGTCGTTTTGGGTAATGAGGTGAAAGGAGTGCAACAAAGCGTTGTTGATAAGTGTGATCAAAGTATAGAGATACCTCAGTTCGGGACAAAGCATTCTTTAAATGTATCAGTAACTGCAGGATTAGTTATATGGGATTTCTTTAAAATGTTGAGATAAATTTTATGTATTAAAGTTGTCCCGATTCTACTAAGATACATATTCTTTCCAGCATTTTGTCGCTCCCTTCCGGTTCCCATTCTTTTTTAAGGCTCACTCCGAACAAACTTCCGAAAGTTTGCCATACATTTGCCCGGAAACCTCCTAAAAAAGCTTTTATAAGATTGAAGGAAGATTGATTACATTCTCTGTCTATGAGTTTTATGAGCAATTTAGCTTGAGAATAGGTGAATGTTTTCAATACGGGTTTATATTCTTTGAAAAGTTCCTTCTCCATACGTTTTAAATGAGCTTTTCTTTCTTTTTCAGGTAGGGTTTGTATATATTCATAAGTTTCTATGAGTGCATTATATACAAGTTTTGCGTAGGGCAGAGTTTTTTTTACATCACGTACGGTTCTCCAGTAGTATTTTTCTTCTTTGCTGTTTTTGAATTTTAACGGGGGGAAACAATAAACAGGTCGCATAAGTACCATCCATAC contains:
- the nadA gene encoding quinolinate synthase NadA is translated as MSIVNIGKGYVDFPVPGGIDLRKEIDRLRKDKNAVILAHYYQSGDLQDIADFVGDSLALAQWASRTKADILVLCGVHFMGETAKILCPDKKVLVPDLNAGCSLADSCNATDFAEFIKENPGHTVISYVNTSAAVKALTDVVVTSTNARQIVESFPVEEKIIFGPDRNLGNYINSVTGRNMKLWNGACHVHEQFSVEKIVELKKEYPDALLLAHPECKNVILTLADKIGSTAALLKFATQSEARRFIVATESGILHEMQKQNPDKIFVPAPPNDSTCACNECNFMRLNTMEKLYNCLKYEQPEITVDAEIREKAVLPIQRMLDISAKLGL
- a CDS encoding RNA methyltransferase, translated to MKKKTILELDRVSQEEFKKKNKIPLIVILDNVRSLNNVGSVFRTSDAFLVKAVYLCGITAPPPHPEIHKTALGAEDSVEWHYFEDTNAAVDKLHEEGYIVYAIEQVENSIILSDLQLNKDCKYAVVLGNEVKGVQQSVVDKCDQSIEIPQFGTKHSLNVSVTAGLVIWDFFKMLR
- a CDS encoding DUF4294 domain-containing protein gives rise to the protein MKKVVVIICSIVCLCGLTSPIHSQSVAYNQMYRTIIENGDTVWMVLMRPVYCFPPLKFKNSKEEKYYWRTVRDVKKTLPYAKLVYNALIETYEYIQTLPEKERKAHLKRMEKELFKEYKPVLKTFTYSQAKLLIKLIDRECNQSSFNLIKAFLGGFRANVWQTFGSLFGVSLKKEWEPEGSDKMLERICILVESGQL